The DNA segment CATTCAAATCCTGCTGAATCTTACCATCAACGCGCTGCAATGCAGCCCCGAGCCGCACCGCGTGGAGATTTTCGGGCAGCGTCTGGCAAAACCCCTGGACTTGTCCGGCATTCAGGACGGACCGGAAAACCACCTTATCAATCGTGACGGCCTGCACAACGTCGCGCCGTTGCTGGCCATTGCGGTCCGAGACAACGGTCCCGGTATTGCGCCGGACGTTTTGCCAAAGATCTTCCAGCCTTTTTTCACCACCAAATCCAGCAGCAAGGGCACCGGCCTCGGGCTGGCCATCGTGCACCGGTTTGTGAAGGAAGGGAAGGGAGCGATCCACCTGCAGACCCGGGTTGGGCAGGGGACTACCTTCACAATCTACCTGCACGCCCGAGACCTGACCGCGAAGTAGCGGCCCCGGTTCTGGAGCCGCCGTGCCACCCCAATGCGGCTGCTCTTGCGGGCGGATGTTCCTTGGTGAATGTTCCTTCATGAACACCGTCGCCATCATCGGCGCTTCCAATGACCGCTCGAAGTTTGGCAATAAGGCGGCGCGCGCCTTCCTCAAACAAGGTTATGCCGTTTATCCTGTGAACCCGAAGGAGGCCGCAATCGAAGGACTGGCCGCGTACAAAAGTATTCTCGACGTCCCGGTGCGACCGCAGATGGTGAGCGTTTACCTGCCACCAAAGGTTCTCCTGAAGGTGATGCCTGATATTGCGGCGAAGGGTTGCGACGAGCTCTGGTTGAATCCGGGCACGGAGTCAGAGGAAGTGCTGGCCGAAGTCGAGCGCCTTGGACTCAATGCGATTCGGGCGTGCAGCATCGTCGGACTGGGCGTGTCTCCGGCGTCGCTTTGACTTTCGCCCGGCCGCTTCCCCGCGGTGAATAACTTTTCCTTTCACCCGGTTGCAAGCCGGACTTCGCGGTCTATGTTAGTTTCGTCAAAGAGAAAGGCGTGTCATGAAAACGAAAAAGCACGAGACTCTGAAACAGCCCGAACCGTTCACGCCCGGTGTCACCAGGGGAATGGTGCGGCAGCACGCGTTCGAACTTTATCGCGACAAGCTGCGCGATCATGCGTTGACGCTGCAGGACTGGGTGCTCGCCGAGAAGGACCTTGTCAATTCCCTGGAAAGCGACGGCCTGCTGAAGCGATAAGCCGTCGTGTCCGATGCAAACTGCGCTGGCGCGGACAAAACGCCCGTAAAACGGCTGAGTCTGTGTCGGCGCAGTTTGTTTTTCATCCGTTAAAGATTTCTTTTCCTCAGCGTGCGGTTTCCTGATTCAATCCCGCCGCCAT comes from the Candidatus Angelobacter sp. genome and includes:
- a CDS encoding ATP-binding protein yields the protein IQILLNLTINALQCSPEPHRVEIFGQRLAKPLDLSGIQDGPENHLINRDGLHNVAPLLAIAVRDNGPGIAPDVLPKIFQPFFTTKSSSKGTGLGLAIVHRFVKEGKGAIHLQTRVGQGTTFTIYLHARDLTAK
- a CDS encoding CoA-binding protein; protein product: MNTVAIIGASNDRSKFGNKAARAFLKQGYAVYPVNPKEAAIEGLAAYKSILDVPVRPQMVSVYLPPKVLLKVMPDIAAKGCDELWLNPGTESEEVLAEVERLGLNAIRACSIVGLGVSPASL